The Pantoea vagans genome contains the following window.
TTGGTGCCAACGTGTTGAATATTGCGCGTCAGGATTATGAACCTCAGGGAGCCAGCGTCACGATTTTGGTGAGTGAGGAGCCGATCAACCCGCAGGATATTGATCAATCAGAAATCCCAGGTCCGTTGCCCAATTCGGTGGTAGCGCACTTAGATAAAAGCCATATCTGCGTACACACCTATCCGGAAAGTCATCCTGAAGGGGGTTTATGTACTTTCCGCGCCGATATCGAAGTCTCCACTTGTGGCGTGATTTCACCGCTCAAAGCGTTGAATTACCTGATACACCAGCTGGAATCTGACATCGTCACTATTGATTATCGCGTACGCGGTTTTACCCGCGATGTGAACGGCGTTAAGCACTTCATCGACCATGAGATCAATTCGATTCAGAACTTTATGTCCGAAGATATGAAGGCAATGTACGACATGGTGGATGTGAACGTTTATCAGGAAAATATCTTCCACACCAAGATGTTGCTGAAGGAATTTGACCTGAAATATTATCTGTTCAACACCAAGCCTG
Protein-coding sequences here:
- the speD gene encoding adenosylmethionine decarboxylase, with translation MQKLKLHGFNNLTKSLSFCIYDICYANSEAERDGYIAYIDEQYNANRLTEILTETCSIIGANVLNIARQDYEPQGASVTILVSEEPINPQDIDQSEIPGPLPNSVVAHLDKSHICVHTYPESHPEGGLCTFRADIEVSTCGVISPLKALNYLIHQLESDIVTIDYRVRGFTRDVNGVKHFIDHEINSIQNFMSEDMKAMYDMVDVNVYQENIFHTKMLLKEFDLKYYLFNTKPEELSPQEHKRITNLLWKEMREIYYGRNIPATGLKLL